In Mariluticola halotolerans, one DNA window encodes the following:
- a CDS encoding HNH endonuclease — translation MTIHVSPDSCPTLVLNADFRPLSYYPLSLWSWQDAIKAVCLDRVNIVSEYDRVVRSPSFEMRLPSVVSLREYIKPSRHPAFTRFNVFLRDRFECQYCGARHDLTFDHVIPRSKGGRTTWENVVAACAPCNLRKSNRMPKEINMFPRQTPYPPTVQDLHNNGRAFPPNYLHESWLDFLYWDIELEP, via the coding sequence GTGACTATTCACGTGTCGCCCGATTCCTGTCCGACCCTGGTGCTGAATGCTGACTTCCGTCCGCTCAGCTATTACCCTCTCTCGCTCTGGTCCTGGCAGGACGCGATCAAGGCTGTGTGTCTTGACCGGGTCAATATCGTTTCAGAATATGATCGGGTTGTGCGAAGTCCCAGCTTCGAGATGCGGCTGCCCTCAGTCGTTTCCTTACGTGAATATATCAAGCCTTCCCGCCATCCTGCCTTTACCCGCTTCAATGTTTTCCTTCGCGACAGGTTCGAGTGCCAGTATTGTGGCGCCCGGCATGATCTGACCTTTGATCATGTGATCCCGCGCTCAAAGGGTGGGCGGACGACTTGGGAGAATGTGGTGGCGGCATGCGCACCGTGCAATTTGCGCAAATCCAACCGCATGCCGAAGGAAATCAACATGTTTCCGCGGCAAACGCCCTATCCACCAACGGTGCAGGATCTGCACAATAATGGACGGGCCTTCCCGCCCAACTACCTGCATGAGAGCTGGCTGGATTTCCTCTATTGGGATATCGAACTCGAGCCGTAG
- a CDS encoding NAD-dependent epimerase/dehydratase family protein, with translation MTNLNENKVTILGINGHFGHHAAVAFADAGWEVLGFGRSNKNPIEGVRFIQGDAENVADMRAAIGDSAVVVNGLNLPYDKWDKGRKEMQTARVIEAAEVPGRTLMYPGNVYNYAANDRRITPEMEQHPETPRGAIRVRCEQMLAEVAARGEMQVLILRAGDFYGPDCTNDWFDLGILREAEKGKVALPGAPDTAHAWAYLPDFGAAFVKVATLSDTLAPFETFHFAGHFVTNRALFVAIEKAVQMPVTLVPFPWMLFRTIGLVSGVMREIVKMRYLWEHPMELVDPRLGAILGPDFGTPFEAAVAEVVRPFFSAQGKAAA, from the coding sequence ATGACGAATCTGAATGAAAATAAAGTGACCATTCTGGGGATCAACGGCCATTTCGGCCATCACGCTGCCGTCGCTTTTGCCGATGCGGGGTGGGAAGTTCTTGGGTTCGGGCGGTCAAACAAAAATCCGATAGAGGGCGTGCGCTTTATTCAGGGTGACGCAGAGAATGTAGCGGATATGCGCGCCGCCATCGGTGATAGCGCGGTGGTCGTCAACGGGCTTAACCTGCCCTATGACAAATGGGACAAGGGCCGCAAGGAAATGCAGACTGCACGGGTGATTGAAGCCGCTGAAGTCCCAGGGCGCACACTGATGTATCCGGGCAATGTCTATAATTATGCGGCCAATGACCGGCGGATAACCCCGGAGATGGAACAACACCCGGAGACGCCGCGCGGTGCGATACGCGTACGATGCGAGCAGATGCTGGCTGAGGTCGCGGCGCGGGGCGAAATGCAGGTGTTGATCCTGAGGGCCGGGGATTTTTATGGGCCGGACTGCACAAATGACTGGTTTGATCTGGGTATTTTGCGGGAGGCGGAGAAAGGGAAGGTGGCTTTGCCAGGCGCGCCGGATACTGCTCATGCTTGGGCTTATCTGCCCGATTTCGGCGCGGCTTTTGTAAAAGTGGCAACGCTGAGCGACACATTGGCCCCGTTCGAGACTTTCCATTTTGCGGGGCATTTCGTCACCAATCGGGCCCTGTTCGTCGCCATCGAGAAGGCGGTGCAGATGCCGGTGACGCTGGTGCCCTTTCCCTGGATGCTGTTCCGGACCATAGGGCTGGTTTCCGGGGTTATGCGTGAAATCGTCAAGATGCGCTATTTGTGGGAACATCCTATGGAACTGGTCGATCCCCGTTTGGGCGCGATTCTTGGCCCCGATTTTGGCACCCCGTTTGAGGCAGCGGTGGCGGAGGTTGTGCGTCCCTTCTTCAGCGCGCAGGGCAAAGCTGCTGCCTGA
- a CDS encoding SRPBCC family protein gives MADFDTVHETLVFERDFTCTRAALFEAFADPVARARWGQPSDTAVIIFDAADFRVGGSDRSRCGTKKNPEFQVDATYLDIQPGTRIVYSERVAKGDMPLSAALYTIEFGARGEKALLQVTVQIAAFVGADMVVGVKQGFDAALENLSREFER, from the coding sequence ATGGCTGATTTTGACACTGTGCACGAAACGCTTGTATTTGAGCGAGATTTTACATGTACGCGCGCAGCGCTTTTCGAGGCGTTTGCAGATCCGGTGGCACGAGCCCGTTGGGGGCAGCCATCCGATACCGCGGTAATTATTTTTGATGCTGCTGATTTCCGGGTTGGCGGCTCGGACAGATCGCGCTGTGGCACGAAAAAAAATCCTGAATTCCAGGTGGATGCCACCTATCTGGATATTCAGCCCGGTACACGGATTGTTTATTCGGAGCGCGTTGCCAAAGGGGACATGCCGTTATCGGCTGCACTCTATACGATTGAATTTGGCGCGCGTGGCGAGAAGGCGCTTTTGCAGGTCACAGTGCAGATAGCTGCATTTGTCGGTGCGGATATGGTTGTCGGCGTAAAGCAAGGCTTTGACGCGGCCCTTGAGAACCTGTCGCGGGAATTTGAACGCTAA
- a CDS encoding winged helix-turn-helix transcriptional regulator has translation MPDKIEENERLKAMNIILNRVGDKWTVMVFGALFDGPVRFNEIQRAIGTISQRMLTLTLRNLERDGLVIRTAYAEIPPRVEYQFSELGKTLIPAMRAIWDWSSLHHNDIITARMAYDSRNDGLKAAAE, from the coding sequence ATGCCCGACAAGATTGAAGAGAATGAACGCCTGAAGGCGATGAATATTATCCTCAACCGGGTCGGTGACAAATGGACGGTCATGGTGTTCGGCGCATTATTCGACGGGCCGGTGCGTTTCAACGAAATCCAGCGGGCGATTGGCACTATATCCCAGCGCATGCTCACCCTGACCTTGCGCAATCTGGAACGCGATGGTCTGGTCATTCGCACCGCTTATGCCGAAATTCCGCCGCGCGTCGAATATCAGTTCTCTGAACTGGGCAAGACCCTCATCCCCGCGATGCGCGCGATTTGGGACTGGTCGTCGCTCCATCACAACGACATCATCACCGCGCGCATGGCCTATGACAGCCGAAACGACGGCCTGAAGGCCGCCGCCGAATAG
- a CDS encoding D-alanyl-D-alanine carboxypeptidase family protein — translation MPFFRFQKVLLAFVVSLFLSGPVFATPELLVDMRTGEVLYEKDAGQPWHPASLTKLMTAYLTFEAIAAGQLTLDSPVIVSANALKAPPSKIGAPVDTAFTVNDALYLLIVKSANDIAIALAETVGGTEANFVAEMNRTAAAMGLTATHFVNPHGLHDPAQVTSARDLAVLALTIRHRYPQYSPMFATESVRLGKAKLTSQNNLLTHFEGTTGMKTGYVCASGLNIVATVERQGRQLMAVVLGGSSGRERGEMTAKLFLQGFSGALPGTGKVVTGLQNVSAQPTDMRPFICGKESGNYVAARKEAFPMGLEGQPSYLNDLVQSATYNVSALGRLRDVPMPRPRPLWAPEPRQIEAAVIPLPRPDRRVELRAGL, via the coding sequence GTGCCGTTTTTCCGGTTTCAAAAAGTTTTGCTTGCCTTTGTGGTGAGCCTGTTCCTGTCCGGCCCGGTTTTTGCGACGCCTGAGTTGCTGGTGGATATGCGTACCGGCGAGGTGCTTTATGAGAAGGATGCGGGGCAGCCCTGGCATCCGGCATCGCTGACCAAGCTGATGACCGCCTATCTGACTTTTGAGGCAATCGCTGCGGGGCAGTTGACGCTCGATAGCCCGGTTATCGTCTCTGCCAATGCGCTGAAAGCGCCGCCTTCCAAGATTGGTGCGCCGGTCGATACCGCGTTTACAGTCAATGATGCGCTTTATTTATTGATTGTGAAATCGGCCAATGACATTGCGATTGCGCTGGCGGAAACCGTGGGCGGGACCGAGGCCAATTTTGTGGCCGAGATGAACCGGACGGCGGCGGCGATGGGGCTGACGGCCACGCATTTTGTCAATCCGCACGGATTGCATGACCCCGCCCAGGTGACCAGCGCACGCGATCTGGCGGTGCTGGCTTTGACCATTCGGCACCGCTATCCGCAATATTCGCCGATGTTTGCCACCGAATCCGTGCGTCTTGGCAAGGCGAAATTAACAAGCCAGAACAACCTGTTGACCCATTTTGAAGGCACGACCGGCATGAAGACCGGTTATGTCTGCGCCTCGGGGCTGAATATCGTGGCGACGGTGGAGCGGCAGGGGCGTCAGCTGATGGCGGTTGTGCTGGGTGGTTCGTCCGGGCGGGAGCGCGGCGAGATGACTGCAAAGCTGTTTCTGCAAGGGTTCTCGGGTGCTTTGCCGGGCACGGGAAAGGTTGTGACGGGGCTGCAGAATGTCAGTGCACAACCCACGGATATGCGGCCTTTTATCTGCGGCAAGGAATCGGGAAACTATGTTGCCGCGCGGAAGGAAGCCTTTCCGATGGGGCTTGAGGGGCAGCCGAGTTATTTGAATGATCTGGTGCAATCGGCGACCTATAACGTCTCGGCGCTGGGGCGGTTGCGTGATGTGCCGATGCCGCGGCCAAGGCCGCTTTGGGCCCCGGAACCGCGCCAGATCGAGGCGGCAGTTATCCCCTTGCCACGGCCTGACCGGCGGGTGGAATTGCGCGCCGGGCTTTAA
- a CDS encoding LysR family transcriptional regulator, translating to MNQLEIMQVFVRVAELSSFSRAADSLNLARASTSTAIQQLESLLGTRLLHRTTRRVQMTQDGQAFYERCKDMLDDIDELQTMFQQTPAALSGRLRVDMPNGIARNIILPRLPEFLEAHPKLDLELSSTDRRVDLVREGFDCVLRVGSLGDTNLIARKLGTLRIVNYASRAYLARHGRPQTLNDLSHHRIIRYASTLGTQPEGWEYPTTTGYAQMEMPSVITVNNTDAYEAACIAGLGLIQAPAIGLQELVNEGILEEILPDFPAEPMLVSLLYANRRHLPKRVQTFMDWVAGVLTPYLDA from the coding sequence ATGAACCAGCTTGAAATCATGCAGGTTTTTGTGCGCGTCGCTGAATTATCGAGCTTTTCACGCGCTGCCGACAGCCTCAATCTCGCCCGGGCCAGCACATCCACCGCCATCCAGCAGCTCGAAAGCCTGCTCGGCACCCGGCTTTTGCACCGCACCACCCGGAGGGTGCAAATGACCCAGGATGGCCAGGCTTTTTATGAGCGCTGCAAGGACATGCTCGACGATATCGACGAATTGCAGACCATGTTCCAGCAAACCCCGGCTGCCCTGAGCGGCCGCTTGCGCGTCGACATGCCCAATGGCATTGCCCGCAATATCATCCTGCCGCGCCTGCCCGAGTTTCTCGAAGCCCACCCAAAGCTCGATCTGGAACTGAGCAGCACCGACCGGCGGGTCGATCTGGTGCGTGAGGGCTTTGATTGCGTTTTGCGGGTCGGCAGTCTCGGCGACACGAACCTGATCGCCCGCAAGCTCGGCACCCTCCGCATCGTCAATTATGCCAGCCGCGCCTATCTCGCCCGCCATGGCAGGCCGCAAACGCTCAATGATTTGTCCCATCACCGCATCATTCGCTATGCCAGCACGCTGGGCACACAGCCTGAGGGCTGGGAATATCCCACCACCACCGGCTACGCTCAAATGGAGATGCCAAGCGTCATCACCGTCAATAATACCGACGCTTATGAAGCCGCCTGCATCGCCGGGCTTGGCCTCATACAAGCTCCCGCAATTGGCCTGCAAGAACTGGTCAACGAGGGCATACTCGAAGAAATACTGCCTGATTTCCCCGCAGAACCCATGCTGGTCTCCCTGCTCTATGCCAATCGTCGCCACCTGCCCAAGCGCGTACAGACCTTCATGGATTGGGTCGCCGGGGTGCTAACGCCCTATCTGGACGCTTAA
- a CDS encoding SDR family NAD(P)-dependent oxidoreductase — protein MTSSTPIAPIALITGGSRGLGRNMAQKLAQDGTDVIFTYHSNSVEAQSLVAEIEAMGRRAAALQLDAGKSGTFDSFAAAIGDVLGQWQCTRFNFLVNNAGMGVHAGFAETTEAQFEDLMNVHLKGTFFFTQKLLPLLADGGRIINISSGLTRFSTPGFAAYATMKGAIEVLSRYMAKELGPRGIGVNVVAPGAIETDFGGGLVRDNPEFNAIIAGETALGRVGMPDDIGGVVASLLRPANGWINGQRIEVSGGVSL, from the coding sequence ATGACCTCATCCACCCCCATCGCCCCGATTGCCCTCATCACCGGCGGCAGCCGCGGGCTGGGCCGCAACATGGCGCAGAAACTGGCGCAAGATGGCACGGACGTAATTTTTACCTATCACAGCAATAGCGTTGAGGCCCAAAGCCTGGTCGCGGAAATCGAGGCCATGGGGCGGCGGGCGGCAGCCTTGCAGCTCGATGCCGGCAAGAGCGGTACATTTGATTCCTTTGCGGCGGCTATTGGCGATGTGCTTGGGCAATGGCAGTGCACGCGCTTTAATTTTCTGGTCAATAATGCGGGCATGGGCGTGCATGCCGGTTTTGCTGAAACTACAGAAGCGCAGTTTGAGGACCTGATGAATGTGCATTTGAAGGGCACGTTCTTTTTTACCCAAAAACTGCTACCCTTGCTGGCCGATGGCGGGCGCATCATCAATATTTCGAGCGGGCTGACACGGTTCTCCACCCCCGGCTTTGCCGCCTATGCGACGATGAAGGGGGCGATTGAGGTGCTGAGCCGCTATATGGCCAAGGAACTGGGGCCGCGCGGCATTGGCGTCAATGTGGTGGCGCCGGGCGCGATCGAGACCGATTTCGGCGGCGGCCTTGTGCGGGACAATCCCGAGTTCAACGCGATAATTGCCGGGGAGACGGCCTTGGGCCGGGTCGGTATGCCCGATGATATTGGCGGTGTCGTTGCCTCACTGCTCCGCCCGGCCAATGGCTGGATCAATGGGCAGCGGATTGAGGTTTCCGGCGGCGTGTCACTGTAG
- a CDS encoding sulfurtransferase TusA family protein, whose protein sequence is MPVLKLEKWLETAPGNAVLILQTDDPVARIDVPLACKKRGCDYTSAAEGAALSFTITNTITE, encoded by the coding sequence ATGCCCGTGCTCAAGCTCGAAAAGTGGCTTGAGACCGCGCCGGGCAATGCCGTCCTGATCCTGCAAACCGACGATCCGGTCGCGCGCATTGATGTGCCCCTGGCCTGCAAAAAACGCGGCTGCGATTACACCAGCGCAGCCGAAGGCGCGGCCCTTAGCTTTACAATCACCAACACAATCACTGAATGA
- a CDS encoding alpha/beta hydrolase, with the protein MTAQLSGPMVAPESGKPKNLIVLLHGYGSDGNDLIGLAPYWRDLLPDTLVVAPNAPWPCDINPAGYQWFPLELDREISRLEGSGQARPVITGFLEQVWAETGLGAADTILGGFSQGAMMALDAGLRLPDALKGIVAFSGGVISPETIGEELSSKPPVCLIHGAEDDVVPLGMSVRGGEALKTAGLEVRVHVSPGTGHGIAPDGLEVATGFIKGLAP; encoded by the coding sequence GTGACAGCACAACTCTCGGGGCCGATGGTCGCGCCGGAATCGGGCAAGCCGAAAAATCTCATTGTGCTGCTGCATGGGTATGGTTCAGACGGCAACGACCTGATCGGTCTGGCCCCTTATTGGCGTGACCTGTTGCCTGATACGCTGGTGGTGGCACCCAATGCACCCTGGCCTTGCGACATCAATCCGGCGGGTTATCAGTGGTTTCCGCTTGAGCTGGATCGCGAAATCAGCCGGTTGGAGGGATCAGGTCAGGCACGCCCCGTCATTACAGGATTTTTGGAACAAGTCTGGGCGGAAACCGGACTGGGGGCCGCCGATACTATTCTGGGCGGGTTCAGCCAGGGCGCGATGATGGCGCTTGATGCGGGGTTGCGTCTGCCTGATGCGCTCAAGGGCATCGTGGCGTTCTCGGGCGGGGTGATTTCCCCGGAAACGATTGGTGAGGAACTTAGCTCGAAGCCGCCGGTCTGTCTGATCCATGGGGCCGAGGACGATGTGGTGCCGCTAGGGATGAGTGTGCGTGGCGGGGAGGCGCTTAAAACGGCAGGGCTTGAGGTTCGCGTCCATGTGTCGCCTGGTACCGGGCATGGTATTGCACCAGACGGGCTGGAGGTGGCCACGGGCTTTATCAAAGGGTTGGCCCCGTAA
- a CDS encoding ArsR/SmtB family transcription factor yields the protein MPNKNDMVSVFHALGDKTRMGIVASLALGPQSVSMLSRDVPMAMPSFLQHLKLLEACGLVQSRKEGRVRMCALVPERLSAAQSWIETQRRLWEVKLDNLDEYLASKDDRPNRI from the coding sequence ATGCCTAACAAAAACGACATGGTCAGTGTTTTTCATGCGCTTGGCGACAAGACCCGGATGGGCATTGTCGCATCCCTGGCTTTGGGGCCGCAGTCGGTGAGTATGTTGTCGCGGGATGTACCGATGGCAATGCCCTCGTTCCTGCAGCATTTGAAACTGCTTGAGGCCTGCGGTTTGGTGCAGTCGCGAAAAGAAGGCCGGGTGCGGATGTGCGCGCTGGTGCCTGAGCGCTTGTCTGCCGCACAATCATGGATTGAAACGCAGCGTCGGCTTTGGGAGGTCAAACTGGATAATCTTGATGAATATCTTGCCAGTAAAGACGATAGGCCGAACAGGATTTAG
- a CDS encoding disulfide bond formation protein B, which produces MIKHAPQTVGRNSNRANTAFMLGLFTILAALAFEHIGGYLPCELCYAQRIPYYLGLPLLAALIAFWNRVPVPIRIFLTLCIAAIFAWGAWLGGFHAGVEWGFWPGPTSCTGTGAGVSFGDLNNINATRVVPCDKAQVRFLGLSFAGLNAIAATAVTGFLIASAQGQFARMRREAK; this is translated from the coding sequence ATGATTAAGCACGCACCACAAACCGTTGGCCGGAATTCCAACCGCGCCAACACAGCCTTCATGCTGGGCCTGTTCACTATTCTGGCGGCGCTCGCCTTTGAGCATATCGGTGGCTATCTTCCCTGCGAACTCTGCTATGCCCAGCGCATACCCTATTATTTGGGTCTGCCGCTTCTTGCCGCTCTCATTGCCTTTTGGAACCGGGTGCCCGTTCCAATACGTATTTTTCTCACCCTTTGTATCGCCGCGATTTTTGCCTGGGGTGCATGGCTTGGTGGATTTCACGCCGGGGTTGAATGGGGTTTCTGGCCGGGACCGACCTCCTGCACCGGCACAGGTGCGGGCGTCAGCTTTGGTGACCTCAACAATATCAACGCCACCCGCGTTGTTCCCTGCGATAAGGCACAAGTGCGCTTTCTCGGCCTCAGCTTTGCCGGACTGAACGCCATTGCGGCCACTGCTGTTACAGGTTTTCTGATTGCCTCAGCCCAGGGCCAGTTTGCACGCATGCGCCGCGAAGCCAAATAG
- a CDS encoding YqaA family protein → MVMANRRGWFRLALICTLSSVAGALFGYAIGALLFEAIGQSILHFYHAESSFARITDWYDQWGAFGVLVGAVTPIPYKVLTIFSGSVGFSLPLFIMVSLIGRGLRFFIVAGLLYFFGEPIRDFIEKRLGLLFVIFCILLVGGFWLVTQIK, encoded by the coding sequence ATGGTTATGGCCAATCGGCGGGGGTGGTTTCGCCTGGCGCTGATCTGCACATTATCGTCGGTCGCAGGTGCCCTGTTCGGCTATGCGATAGGCGCCTTGCTGTTCGAGGCGATTGGTCAGAGCATTTTGCATTTTTATCATGCCGAAAGCAGTTTCGCCCGCATCACCGACTGGTACGATCAATGGGGAGCTTTTGGTGTTCTCGTCGGCGCCGTTACACCAATCCCCTATAAGGTTCTGACGATTTTTTCAGGTTCAGTTGGCTTTTCGCTGCCGCTGTTTATTATGGTGTCGCTGATTGGCCGTGGCCTGCGCTTTTTCATTGTCGCGGGTTTGCTGTATTTCTTTGGTGAGCCGATTCGGGACTTTATCGAAAAACGCCTTGGCCTTTTATTCGTCATCTTCTGCATATTATTGGTCGGCGGATTCTGGCTGGTAACGCAGATCAAATAG
- a CDS encoding alkylphosphonate utilization protein yields the protein MPQCALCQDENTTAYTVTPQTETVQLCATCTTALNQGPTDGPHWQCLNDAIWSPEPATQVLAWRLLKALPEAIWARDLLDIAYLEPEIMAWAEAGLNQPDAEAIIHRDAHGAVLTAGDSVTLIKDLPVKGAGFTAKRGTPVRNITLVHDNEDHIEGRIEGQRIVILCQYVKKN from the coding sequence ATGCCGCAATGCGCACTTTGCCAGGATGAGAACACAACCGCCTACACCGTCACCCCGCAAACCGAGACGGTTCAGCTGTGTGCAACCTGCACCACAGCGCTCAATCAGGGCCCAACGGACGGCCCGCACTGGCAATGTCTCAATGACGCCATCTGGAGCCCCGAACCCGCCACCCAGGTCCTCGCCTGGCGCCTGCTCAAGGCCCTGCCCGAAGCCATCTGGGCCCGCGACCTGCTCGACATCGCCTATCTCGAACCTGAAATCATGGCCTGGGCCGAAGCCGGCCTCAACCAGCCGGATGCGGAGGCCATCATCCATCGCGACGCCCATGGCGCGGTACTGACCGCTGGCGATTCCGTCACCCTGATCAAGGATCTCCCGGTCAAGGGCGCCGGCTTCACCGCCAAACGCGGCACCCCGGTGCGCAACATCACACTCGTGCATGACAATGAAGATCACATCGAGGGCCGCATCGAGGGTCAGCGCATCGTCATCCTCTGCCAGTATGTCAAAAAGAACTAG
- the gluQRS gene encoding tRNA glutamyl-Q(34) synthetase GluQRS: MNTVPEPILRFAPSPNGLLHLGHAYSALYTADWAEKLNGRFLLRLEDTDPDRCRPEFIEAIIEDLHWLGLDWPEPVLQQSERFDVYEKQKLTLIEHGLLYPCFCSRAQIAAIAVNTDPDGAPIYPGTCRHLTDTEISHRIGKGEPVQWRLDTAEATRRTGMLTYTVLQPTPLDRPQIRYARPERWGDPVIARKGTATSYHLSVVVDDAAQGITHVTRGRDMEAATDIHILLQFLLGLPAPLYTFHKLILDEDGKKLSKSRQSLALRNMREAGWTPEAIRTRLGF; this comes from the coding sequence ATGAACACGGTACCAGAGCCGATTTTGCGTTTCGCGCCAAGCCCCAACGGATTGCTCCATCTGGGCCATGCCTATTCCGCACTTTATACAGCCGACTGGGCAGAAAAGCTCAATGGCCGTTTTCTGCTGCGGCTGGAAGATACGGATCCGGACCGGTGCCGCCCCGAATTCATCGAGGCAATCATTGAGGACCTGCATTGGCTCGGCCTCGACTGGCCCGAACCGGTACTGCAACAATCAGAACGGTTTGATGTTTACGAAAAGCAGAAACTCACCCTGATTGAACACGGCCTGCTTTACCCCTGCTTTTGTTCGCGCGCCCAGATCGCGGCCATCGCCGTCAACACCGACCCTGATGGCGCCCCGATCTATCCCGGCACCTGCCGCCACCTCACCGACACGGAAATTAGCCACCGCATCGGCAAGGGTGAGCCGGTACAATGGCGGCTCGACACCGCAGAGGCCACCCGCCGTACCGGTATGCTGACCTATACCGTTTTGCAGCCCACACCGCTCGACCGGCCGCAAATTCGCTATGCCCGGCCTGAACGTTGGGGCGATCCGGTGATCGCGCGCAAGGGCACCGCCACCAGCTATCATTTAAGCGTTGTCGTTGATGACGCCGCGCAGGGCATCACCCATGTCACCCGAGGCCGCGACATGGAGGCGGCAACTGATATCCATATATTGCTGCAATTCCTGCTTGGCCTGCCCGCCCCGCTTTATACCTTCCACAAACTGATTCTCGACGAAGACGGCAAAAAGCTCTCCAAATCACGCCAGTCGCTCGCCTTGAGAAACATGCGCGAGGCGGGCTGGACGCCCGAAGCCATCCGCACCCGCCTCGGCTTCTGA
- a CDS encoding CAP domain-containing protein: MRLVFAAIAIVGLAACSAPQGLAPGLTARMDTAGAQLNKAEALNIINQYRATRGAAPLTLNAALDADADNLASQYASSGNRPAKPASASAIRFSAGYSNFAETFSGWRGSAADANDLANPAYRNAGIGVAYSPSSAYGIYWVLLLDGGAQMAAAQ; encoded by the coding sequence TTGCGCCTTGTTTTTGCAGCCATCGCCATTGTCGGCCTCGCCGCCTGTTCCGCTCCCCAGGGCCTGGCCCCCGGCCTGACCGCGCGCATGGACACAGCCGGCGCCCAGCTCAACAAGGCCGAAGCCCTCAACATCATCAATCAGTATCGCGCCACCCGTGGTGCGGCCCCCTTGACCCTTAACGCCGCACTGGACGCAGACGCCGATAATCTGGCCAGCCAATATGCCAGCTCCGGCAACCGCCCCGCCAAACCGGCCAGCGCCAGCGCCATCCGCTTCAGCGCCGGCTATTCCAATTTCGCTGAAACCTTTTCCGGCTGGCGCGGCTCGGCCGCAGATGCCAATGATCTGGCCAACCCCGCCTATCGCAATGCCGGCATCGGCGTCGCCTATTCGCCCAGTTCCGCCTATGGCATTTACTGGGTGCTGCTGCTCGATGGCGGCGCACAAATGGCAGCGGCACAATAA
- a CDS encoding DNA-3-methyladenine glycosylase family protein has translation MADAAPLERIIDARVLEHHLERLVLRDSRLAPIWDVCGEVPLRLSTPGFAGMAQIIVSQLLSVASARTIHGRLCALLDEVTPERFLAFDEERIRGCGLTGGKYRALCAVAEAELDGSLDYAALGGVPLPEAMAGLTRLTGIGPWTAEIYLLFATGHPDIFPAGDLVLRKMAGRIEGLGIVPDIRQTTALAAIWSPYRGAAARLLWRYFAVLQNKEGINL, from the coding sequence ATGGCCGACGCCGCGCCGCTGGAGCGTATCATTGATGCCCGCGTGCTTGAACATCATCTCGAGCGTCTTGTTTTGCGCGATTCGCGGTTAGCGCCAATATGGGATGTCTGCGGGGAGGTGCCCTTGCGGCTTTCCACACCCGGCTTTGCGGGCATGGCACAAATTATTGTCTCGCAATTATTGAGCGTTGCCAGCGCCAGAACAATTCATGGCCGGCTTTGTGCTCTTCTGGATGAGGTGACGCCTGAACGTTTTCTGGCGTTTGATGAGGAGCGGATACGTGGCTGCGGGCTGACGGGGGGTAAATACCGCGCCTTGTGCGCGGTGGCCGAAGCGGAACTGGATGGATCACTCGATTATGCCGCGCTCGGCGGTGTGCCCCTGCCCGAGGCGATGGCAGGATTGACGCGATTGACAGGCATTGGCCCGTGGACCGCAGAGATTTATCTGTTGTTTGCAACCGGGCATCCGGACATTTTTCCGGCGGGCGATCTGGTGCTTCGGAAGATGGCTGGGCGCATTGAAGGTCTGGGCATTGTGCCCGATATTCGACAAACCACGGCACTGGCGGCTATATGGTCGCCTTATCGCGGCGCCGCGGCGCGTCTGTTATGGCGTTATTTCGCGGTATTGCAGAACAAGGAAGGAATCAATCTGTGA